In Thiovibrio frasassiensis, one DNA window encodes the following:
- a CDS encoding aspartate aminotransferase family protein — MANAEWIEKSTASFMTTYGRYPAVMVEGKGCLLKDADGREYLDCLAGIAVCSLGHCHPAITEAICRQASTLVHVSNLYHTIPQTELAELLISHSFGDRVFLANSGAEANEAAIKLARKASPPGKYEIISLAGSFHGRTLATVAATGQEKFHKGFEPLPQGFRHAPFGDLAALETMLAPETCAILCEPLQGEGGVRPLAPEYLAGIRRLCDKHGLLLIFDEIQVGMGRTGTLFAYEQCGVTPDILTLAKALGNGLPIGAMLATESVAKAFEPGSHASTFGGNPVACAAAVTTLRIMLADTFLAEVQAKGAYLNEQLSALAAKYPAIATPARGLGLIQGLPLTEAWIEKGPAMVNLLFEKGVLLNFAGNKVLRCLPPLIISRAEIDRLIQALDEVFAELSQ, encoded by the coding sequence ATGGCGAATGCGGAATGGATCGAAAAAAGCACTGCTTCCTTTATGACCACCTATGGGAGGTATCCGGCGGTGATGGTCGAAGGAAAGGGATGTCTGCTCAAGGACGCCGACGGCCGAGAATATCTGGACTGTCTCGCCGGCATCGCGGTCTGCAGCCTGGGCCATTGCCATCCGGCGATCACCGAGGCTATCTGCCGCCAGGCCTCCACCCTGGTCCATGTTTCCAACCTCTACCACACGATTCCGCAAACCGAGCTGGCCGAACTGCTGATCAGCCATTCCTTTGGAGACCGGGTTTTTCTCGCCAACTCCGGGGCGGAGGCCAATGAGGCCGCGATCAAGCTGGCGCGCAAGGCAAGCCCTCCCGGAAAATACGAGATCATCTCCCTGGCCGGCTCTTTCCATGGCCGCACCCTGGCCACCGTGGCCGCCACGGGGCAGGAGAAATTCCATAAGGGGTTCGAACCGCTGCCCCAAGGGTTCCGGCATGCGCCCTTCGGCGATCTCGCGGCACTCGAAACGATGCTGGCCCCGGAGACCTGTGCCATTCTCTGCGAGCCCCTGCAGGGAGAAGGCGGGGTCCGGCCCCTGGCGCCGGAGTATCTCGCCGGTATCCGCCGACTCTGCGACAAACATGGCCTGCTCTTGATTTTTGATGAAATCCAGGTGGGCATGGGCAGAACCGGCACCCTCTTTGCCTACGAGCAGTGCGGGGTAACCCCGGACATCCTTACCCTGGCCAAGGCCCTGGGCAACGGCTTACCCATCGGCGCCATGCTGGCCACGGAGTCGGTGGCCAAGGCCTTCGAGCCGGGGAGCCACGCCTCGACCTTTGGCGGCAATCCGGTGGCCTGCGCCGCCGCGGTTACGACCTTGCGGATCATGCTGGCCGATACTTTTCTTGCCGAGGTGCAGGCCAAGGGCGCCTATCTGAACGAGCAGCTCAGCGCCTTGGCCGCCAAATATCCGGCCATCGCAACCCCAGCCCGCGGCTTGGGCTTGATCCAGGGGCTGCCCCTGACTGAAGCCTGGATTGAGAAAGGTCCGGCCATGGTCAACCTCCTTTTTGAAAAAGGGGTCCTTCTGAACTTTGCCGGCAACAAGGTCCTCCGCTGTCTGCCGCCGCTTATCATCAGCCGGGCCGAGATAGACCGCCTGATCCAGGCCCTGGACGAGGTTTTTGCCGAGCTGAGCCAATAG
- the argB gene encoding acetylglutamate kinase yields MLTGIEKAKTLIESLPYIKKFYGKTVVIKYGGHAMVDEELKKSFALDIILMKYVGINPVVVHGGGPQINKFLNKMNIKSDYVQGMRITDGETMDVVEMVLVGKVNKEIVGLINFHGGKAVGLSGRDGDLIKAKKMQIMKPQAENTPPEIIDIGRVGEVTTVNPQILHTLDAQDFIPVIAPVGVGEDGQAYNINADLVAGAIATHLKAEKLILLTDVAGVLDKEGTLISSMSCDAADQYIKDGVIGGGMIPKVKCCQGVVRAGVGKAHIVDGRVEHAILLEMFTQQGVGTEVV; encoded by the coding sequence ATGCTCACAGGTATCGAAAAAGCCAAAACCCTCATCGAGTCCTTGCCCTATATCAAGAAGTTCTACGGCAAAACCGTGGTCATCAAATATGGCGGCCACGCCATGGTGGATGAGGAGTTGAAAAAGAGCTTCGCCCTTGACATCATTCTGATGAAGTACGTCGGCATCAACCCGGTGGTGGTGCATGGCGGCGGCCCGCAGATCAACAAATTCCTGAACAAGATGAACATCAAGAGCGATTATGTTCAGGGCATGCGGATCACCGACGGCGAAACCATGGATGTGGTGGAAATGGTCTTGGTGGGCAAGGTGAACAAGGAGATCGTCGGCCTGATCAATTTCCACGGAGGCAAGGCGGTCGGTCTTTCCGGCCGGGACGGTGACCTGATCAAGGCAAAGAAGATGCAGATCATGAAACCCCAGGCCGAAAACACCCCGCCGGAAATCATCGACATCGGCAGGGTAGGGGAGGTGACCACGGTCAACCCGCAGATCCTGCACACCCTGGACGCCCAGGACTTCATCCCGGTCATCGCCCCGGTCGGAGTAGGGGAAGACGGGCAGGCTTACAATATCAATGCCGATCTCGTGGCCGGGGCCATCGCCACCCATCTCAAGGCGGAAAAACTCATCCTGCTCACCGACGTGGCCGGGGTTTTGGACAAGGAGGGCACCCTCATCTCCTCCATGAGCTGCGATGCAGCCGATCAATATATCAAGGACGGGGTCATTGGCGGCGGCATGATTCCCAAGGTCAAATGCTGCCAGGGCGTGGTCCGGGCAGGGGTCGGCAAGGCGCATATCGTGGACGGGCGGGTGGAGCACGCTATTTTGCTTGAGATGTTCACCCAGCAGGGTGTCGGAACCGAGGTGGTATAA
- the lptA gene encoding lipopolysaccharide transport periplasmic protein LptA yields the protein MNPLPRFLCRLVILCPFLVAGPGLAAPASNPATAKPPIHIEADRMVSLKDDNAVLFSGNVDAKQGQLVIRAAEMTVYYLSSEEKASRPQSEERSLKKLFASGNVEIQNEGMTGTGDKMEYYEAERKMILIGNSKVWQDNNLVTGHTVVVFLDQGKSIAERGEKKGERVKAFFYPGGQGPEKEGKSAK from the coding sequence ATGAACCCTTTGCCCCGTTTTTTATGCCGACTTGTGATCCTGTGTCCCTTTCTGGTTGCCGGTCCAGGCCTGGCCGCGCCAGCTTCCAACCCTGCGACCGCCAAACCGCCGATTCATATTGAGGCGGATAGGATGGTTTCGCTGAAAGACGATAACGCGGTTCTTTTTTCCGGAAACGTCGATGCCAAGCAGGGCCAGTTGGTGATCCGCGCCGCGGAAATGACGGTGTACTATCTTTCCAGCGAAGAAAAAGCCAGCAGGCCCCAGAGCGAGGAGCGGAGTCTGAAGAAGCTTTTTGCCTCGGGCAATGTGGAAATCCAGAATGAGGGGATGACCGGCACCGGCGACAAAATGGAGTACTATGAAGCCGAGCGCAAAATGATTCTCATCGGCAACAGCAAGGTCTGGCAGGACAACAACCTCGTTACCGGCCATACCGTTGTCGTGTTTCTCGACCAGGGCAAGAGCATCGCCGAGCGGGGCGAGAAGAAGGGCGAGCGGGTCAAGGCCTTTTTCTATCCCGGCGGCCAAGGCCCGGAGAAAGAAGGGAAGAGTGCAAAGTGA
- the lptB gene encoding LPS export ABC transporter ATP-binding protein gives MSVLETKDIVKRYKARTVVDGISLRVETGTVVGLLGPNGAGKTTTFYAIAGFVRPDAGVILLDGEDITDLPIHQRAGRGLSYLPQESSVFKKLTVEENVRIVLEPLGLGKAEINSRVGQLMEDLKISHLAGNRGHSLSGGERRRVEIMRALATNPHFILLDEPFAGIDPLSVADLQQIIGNLKTRGLGVLISDHNVRETLSVCDQAYIVSQGKILIHGGADEIVGSEEARRMYLGENFTL, from the coding sequence GTGTCTGTTCTAGAAACAAAAGATATTGTCAAACGGTATAAGGCCCGGACGGTTGTCGACGGGATCAGTCTGCGGGTTGAAACCGGCACGGTGGTCGGGTTGCTCGGGCCAAACGGCGCCGGGAAAACCACCACCTTCTATGCCATTGCCGGCTTTGTCCGGCCGGATGCCGGCGTTATCCTGCTGGACGGGGAGGATATCACCGATCTGCCCATCCACCAGCGGGCCGGCAGAGGACTTTCCTATCTGCCCCAGGAATCTTCGGTTTTTAAAAAACTCACCGTGGAAGAAAATGTCCGCATCGTCCTGGAGCCGCTTGGCCTTGGTAAGGCCGAGATCAACAGCCGGGTGGGCCAGCTCATGGAAGATCTGAAGATCTCCCATTTGGCCGGCAACCGGGGGCATTCGCTCTCCGGAGGCGAACGCCGCCGGGTGGAGATCATGCGGGCCCTGGCTACGAATCCGCATTTTATTCTCCTGGATGAGCCGTTTGCCGGCATCGATCCGTTATCGGTGGCCGATCTGCAGCAGATCATCGGGAATCTGAAAACCCGCGGCCTGGGGGTGCTCATCTCCGATCACAATGTCCGGGAAACCCTTTCCGTCTGCGATCAGGCCTATATCGTCAGCCAGGGCAAGATCCTCATCCATGGCGGCGCCGATGAGATTGTCGGCAGTGAGGAAGCCCGGCGGATGTATCTCGGTGAAAACTTCACCTTGTAG
- the rpoN gene encoding RNA polymerase factor sigma-54 yields the protein MALELRQQLKLSQQLVMTPQLQQAIKLLQLSRLELAETIQQEIEINPVLEEATDTQDQGEAEHEGNGPDQMDIAVVEPERTTEVQMENDSSLREIDWENYSNEYESGFSSRGRDDNDLPSRLDILTAKPDLHSHLSWQLTLSHLTAEEQEVGHFVIGNLDRDGFLVVTEAEISEGTGCDAELAHRMISVVQEMDPAGVGARDLKDCLLLQLARLGLGVSLAATIVREHLHTLENRNFGAIARATGRPIEEILSAITVITALDPHPGRIYSEEEPQYIIPDVYVHKIGGEYVILLNDEGLPRLKVSNYYKDILKKDSGAPADTKNYVQEKLKSALWLIKSIHQRQRTIYRVVESLLKFQHDFFEKGVAHLKPLVLRDVAEDLGMHESTISRVTSNKYVHTPQGTFELKYFFNSAISRHDGGDAMASESIKERIRSIIAGEDHQDPLSDNAIAEIFAKEDIKLARRTVAKYREQIGILPSKFRKKPKLS from the coding sequence ATGGCTCTTGAACTGAGACAGCAACTGAAACTCAGCCAGCAACTGGTGATGACCCCCCAGTTGCAGCAGGCGATCAAGTTGCTGCAGCTTTCCCGGCTTGAGCTTGCCGAAACCATCCAGCAGGAAATCGAGATCAACCCGGTGCTGGAAGAAGCGACGGACACCCAGGATCAGGGCGAGGCAGAGCATGAAGGCAATGGCCCGGATCAGATGGACATTGCCGTGGTCGAGCCGGAACGGACCACCGAGGTCCAGATGGAAAACGACTCTTCCTTGCGGGAGATCGACTGGGAAAATTACAGCAACGAATATGAAAGCGGTTTCTCCAGCCGGGGCCGGGATGACAACGACCTGCCCTCCCGCCTTGACATCCTGACCGCCAAACCGGACCTGCATTCCCATCTTTCCTGGCAACTGACTCTGTCCCATCTTACGGCAGAGGAGCAGGAGGTCGGCCATTTCGTTATCGGCAACCTGGACCGGGATGGTTTTCTGGTGGTGACGGAGGCGGAAATTTCCGAAGGCACGGGCTGTGACGCTGAGTTGGCCCACCGCATGATCAGTGTGGTCCAGGAGATGGACCCGGCCGGGGTCGGGGCGCGGGATCTTAAGGATTGCCTGCTCTTGCAGCTTGCCCGTTTGGGGCTTGGGGTTTCCCTGGCCGCGACCATCGTCCGGGAGCATCTGCATACCCTGGAAAACAGAAATTTCGGGGCCATTGCCAGGGCTACGGGCCGGCCCATCGAGGAAATCCTCAGCGCGATCACGGTGATTACCGCCCTGGACCCGCATCCGGGCAGGATCTATTCCGAAGAGGAGCCCCAGTACATCATCCCCGATGTCTATGTGCACAAGATCGGCGGGGAATATGTCATTCTTCTAAACGATGAAGGGCTGCCCCGGCTCAAGGTCAGCAACTATTACAAGGATATCCTGAAAAAAGATTCCGGCGCCCCGGCCGACACCAAGAATTACGTGCAAGAGAAACTCAAATCGGCCCTTTGGCTGATAAAAAGTATCCATCAGCGGCAACGCACCATCTACCGGGTGGTGGAATCGCTCCTTAAGTTTCAGCACGATTTTTTTGAGAAAGGGGTCGCCCATCTGAAGCCCCTGGTCTTGCGCGATGTGGCCGAGGATCTCGGCATGCACGAATCGACGATCAGCCGGGTGACGAGTAACAAGTACGTGCATACCCCCCAAGGCACCTTTGAGTTGAAATATTTCTTCAACTCCGCCATCAGCCGCCATGACGGCGGCGACGCCATGGCCTCGGAAAGCATTAAGGAGCGGATCCGTAGTATTATTGCTGGTGAAGACCATCAAGACCCCTTGAGCGACAATGCCATTGCCGAGATCTTCGCCAAAGAGGATATCAAGCTGGCGCGGCGGACCGTGGCCAAGTACCGGGAGCAGATTGGGATTCTCCCGTCCAAGTTCCGAAAAAAACCCAAACTGAGCTGA
- the rapZ gene encoding RNase adapter RapZ produces MSEPAIPPLTLTIITGLSGAGKSTALNVFEDAGFLCIDNLPVFLLLPLLDGMARKADGPHRLALVMDARDAELAPALAGVLKEVKPKVTLAQIVFLEANDTVLLRRYSQLRRAHPLAQVGLVQDGIASEKTRLAGLRHLADRVIDTSNLTPTELRHKLLQHDASPVADMRVNILSFGHKHGLPSEADLLFDVRFLPNPYYVAELKEKTGRDAAVAAHALANESGRKFFAHLSGLLDFLLPEFEQAGKAYLTIAVGCTGGKHRSVAVAEEVHRHLAGGKWVVKLFHRDLDK; encoded by the coding sequence ATGTCTGAACCCGCCATCCCGCCACTAACCCTGACCATCATCACCGGCCTTTCCGGGGCAGGCAAGTCCACGGCCCTCAATGTTTTTGAGGATGCCGGGTTTCTCTGTATCGATAACCTCCCTGTTTTTCTCCTCCTGCCCCTGCTCGACGGCATGGCCCGGAAAGCTGATGGGCCCCACCGCCTGGCTCTGGTCATGGATGCCAGGGATGCCGAGCTTGCCCCCGCTCTGGCCGGAGTATTGAAGGAAGTGAAGCCCAAGGTCACGCTGGCGCAGATCGTTTTTCTCGAGGCCAATGACACGGTTCTGCTCCGGCGTTACAGTCAGCTGCGCCGCGCCCACCCCCTGGCTCAGGTCGGTTTGGTTCAGGACGGGATTGCCTCCGAAAAGACGCGTTTGGCCGGTCTTCGCCACCTGGCTGACCGGGTGATCGACACCAGCAATCTCACCCCCACCGAGCTGCGGCATAAGCTCCTGCAGCACGATGCTTCTCCGGTTGCCGACATGCGGGTGAACATCCTTTCTTTTGGCCATAAACATGGCTTGCCAAGCGAGGCAGACTTGTTGTTTGATGTCCGTTTTTTGCCAAACCCCTATTATGTGGCAGAGCTCAAGGAAAAAACCGGGCGCGATGCGGCGGTGGCTGCGCATGCCTTGGCAAATGAGAGCGGCCGCAAATTTTTCGCCCACCTTTCCGGGCTGCTTGATTTTTTGCTGCCGGAATTCGAACAGGCTGGCAAGGCCTATCTCACCATCGCCGTTGGCTGTACCGGCGGGAAACACCGCTCCGTCGCGGTGGCCGAGGAGGTTCATCGCCATCTTGCCGGGGGCAAATGGGTGGTGAAGCTCTTCCATCGTGATCTGGACAAATAG
- the yrfG gene encoding GMP/IMP nucleotidase, protein MMETPLLDWQAIDTVLLDMDGTLLDRHFDDYFWEHYVPEHYALEHDLSIDEARQELLSRYKGREGTLAWTDLDFWSNELGLDIPALKMKINHLIGVHPHVVVFLRFCRAAGKKIYLVTNAHSKTLAIKMEKTALTGYFDRIICAEEVGMAKEDPRFWQGLEAMLGYEKERTMLADDTAKVLASARQYGMGFLVFVARPSSRKPVARSEEFPSVVDFKELIPETHKGYVPGFSSISLE, encoded by the coding sequence ATGATGGAAACACCACTATTGGATTGGCAGGCAATAGACACGGTCCTGTTGGACATGGACGGCACCTTGCTGGACCGGCATTTTGACGATTATTTCTGGGAGCATTATGTGCCGGAGCACTATGCTCTGGAGCATGACCTTTCCATCGACGAGGCAAGGCAAGAGCTGTTGTCTCGCTATAAGGGCAGGGAGGGCACCCTCGCCTGGACCGATCTGGATTTCTGGTCCAATGAGCTGGGGCTTGATATCCCGGCCCTTAAAATGAAGATCAATCACCTTATCGGCGTACATCCCCATGTGGTGGTCTTTCTCAGGTTTTGTCGCGCGGCCGGCAAGAAGATCTATCTGGTGACCAACGCCCACAGCAAGACCCTGGCCATCAAGATGGAAAAAACGGCGCTGACCGGATATTTTGACCGGATCATCTGTGCGGAAGAGGTTGGGATGGCCAAGGAAGATCCGCGCTTCTGGCAAGGGCTGGAAGCGATGCTGGGCTATGAGAAAGAAAGAACCATGCTGGCCGATGACACCGCAAAGGTGTTGGCCTCTGCCCGGCAGTACGGCATGGGCTTTCTTGTCTTTGTTGCCCGCCCCAGCAGCCGCAAGCCGGTTGCCCGTTCAGAGGAGTTCCCTTCGGTGGTCGACTTTAAGGAGCTGATCCCTGAGACACACAAGGGATATGTTCCAGGATTCAGCTCAATCTCTCTGGAATGA
- a CDS encoding HEAT repeat domain-containing protein: MHEKERAEMIAVIGDFLELGHVENIMAMFRQDPSLYALSGELLRDERFRVRMGMAVLFEEMMAIHPQEVALAIPSLLPVLSEETVWMRGEAVTLLGIIGTTEALAHLKPLADDPEPQIREMVGDILSEK; this comes from the coding sequence ATGCACGAAAAAGAACGGGCGGAAATGATCGCGGTTATTGGCGATTTCTTGGAGCTGGGCCATGTGGAGAACATCATGGCCATGTTCAGGCAGGACCCTTCTCTCTACGCGCTCAGCGGCGAGCTGCTGCGTGATGAGCGCTTTCGGGTGCGGATGGGGATGGCGGTGCTTTTTGAAGAGATGATGGCTATCCACCCGCAGGAGGTGGCGCTCGCTATTCCCTCCTTGCTTCCGGTGCTCAGTGAGGAGACGGTGTGGATGCGGGGGGAGGCCGTGACCCTGCTGGGCATCATCGGCACCACCGAGGCGTTGGCCCACCTCAAGCCCCTGGCCGATGACCCGGAGCCGCAGATCCGGGAGATGGTGGGGGATATTCTCAGTGAAAAGTGA
- the aspS gene encoding aspartate--tRNA ligase, whose protein sequence is MESMGGLKRTHNCNALTQADVGKEIVLMGWVLRRRDHGGVIFIDLRDRWGLTQVVFNPEINAEIHAKAHNIRSEWVLAIRGVVEARPDGMRNPKLPTGEIEVRVTELRILNQSKTPPFPLDEETEISETLRLKYRYIDLRRPRMAESLIMRHKASQAIRTYLNGENFLEIETPVLTRSTPEGARDYLVPSRVNQGKFFALPQSPQLFKQLLMVAGMDRYYQIVRCFRDEDLRADRQPEFTQVDMELSFVEEEDIYTIAEGLMQLLFKETIGLTLSLPFPRMTYEEAMNRYGCDKPDTRFGFELISLTEEVRNCGFQVFRTVVEKGGMVKAINAKGCAHFSRKDLDDLTAYVANFGAKGLAWVKVKPDGEWQSPIAKFFSDEERAGMSKTLGAETDDLLFFVADQPGVVHQALSELRLEMGRRLNLIDKKQFNFLWVCDFPLLEYDHDQKRHTAVHHPFTAPNEEDIPLMDTEPGKMRSRAYDLVLNGTEIGGGSIRIHQKEMQERVFAALGISEEEVTDKFDFLVKALELGAPPHGGMAFGLDRLMMILLGRDSIRDVIAFPKTQKATCPLTDAPSAVARKQLTELGLRPDWKE, encoded by the coding sequence ATGGAATCCATGGGAGGACTCAAACGTACCCACAACTGTAATGCCCTGACCCAAGCCGATGTCGGCAAGGAGATCGTTCTCATGGGGTGGGTGCTCAGGCGCCGGGACCATGGCGGGGTTATTTTCATCGACCTGCGGGACCGCTGGGGGCTCACTCAGGTGGTGTTCAACCCCGAGATCAATGCCGAGATCCATGCCAAGGCCCATAACATCAGAAGCGAGTGGGTCCTGGCCATCCGGGGCGTTGTCGAAGCGCGGCCCGATGGGATGCGCAACCCCAAGCTCCCCACCGGCGAGATCGAGGTGCGGGTCACGGAGTTACGGATCCTCAACCAGAGCAAGACCCCGCCCTTTCCGCTGGACGAGGAGACCGAGATCTCCGAAACCCTGCGCCTCAAGTACCGCTACATCGACCTGCGGCGTCCCCGCATGGCCGAGAGCCTCATCATGCGGCACAAAGCGTCCCAGGCCATTCGCACCTATCTCAACGGCGAGAATTTTCTTGAGATCGAGACCCCGGTGCTCACCCGCTCCACTCCGGAAGGGGCCAGGGACTATCTGGTGCCGAGCCGGGTCAACCAGGGGAAATTCTTTGCCCTGCCCCAGTCGCCGCAGCTGTTCAAACAGCTCCTGATGGTGGCCGGCATGGACCGCTACTACCAGATCGTTCGCTGTTTCCGCGATGAAGATCTGCGCGCCGACCGGCAGCCCGAGTTCACCCAGGTGGATATGGAGCTCTCTTTTGTCGAAGAAGAGGACATCTACACTATCGCCGAAGGGCTGATGCAACTCCTGTTCAAGGAAACCATCGGCCTTACGCTCAGCCTGCCCTTCCCGCGCATGACCTATGAAGAGGCGATGAACCGCTACGGCTGCGACAAACCGGATACCCGTTTCGGCTTTGAGCTGATCAGCCTCACCGAAGAGGTGCGCAATTGCGGCTTCCAGGTGTTCCGCACCGTGGTGGAAAAGGGCGGCATGGTCAAGGCCATCAACGCCAAAGGGTGCGCCCATTTTTCCCGCAAGGACCTCGACGATCTCACCGCTTACGTGGCCAATTTCGGAGCCAAGGGGTTGGCCTGGGTCAAGGTCAAGCCGGATGGCGAATGGCAGTCGCCCATTGCCAAGTTCTTCTCCGACGAGGAGCGGGCCGGCATGAGCAAAACCCTGGGCGCCGAAACCGACGACCTGCTCTTTTTTGTCGCCGACCAGCCAGGGGTCGTGCACCAGGCGTTGTCCGAGCTGCGCCTTGAGATGGGGCGCAGGCTCAACCTCATCGACAAAAAGCAGTTCAACTTCCTCTGGGTCTGCGACTTTCCGCTCCTGGAGTATGACCATGACCAGAAGCGGCATACGGCCGTGCATCACCCCTTTACCGCCCCCAACGAGGAAGATATCCCCCTCATGGATACGGAGCCGGGCAAGATGCGAAGCCGGGCCTACGACCTGGTTTTAAACGGCACCGAGATCGGCGGCGGCTCCATCCGGATCCATCAGAAGGAGATGCAGGAACGGGTTTTTGCCGCCTTGGGCATTTCGGAAGAGGAAGTGACAGACAAATTCGATTTTCTCGTCAAGGCGCTTGAGCTGGGCGCGCCGCCGCACGGCGGCATGGCCTTTGGTCTGGACCGTTTGATGATGATCCTGCTGGGCCGCGACTCCATCCGCGACGTTATCGCCTTCCCCAAAACCCAGAAGGCGACCTGTCCGCTCACCGATGCTCCGTCCGCCGTAGCGAGAAAGCAGCTGACCGAGCTGGGGTTACGGCCCGACTGGAAGGAGTAG
- the hisS gene encoding histidine--tRNA ligase: MTIQALKGFKDILPDEVGVWQHIEATARDIFQRFGFTEIRVPILEKTELFARSIGEATDIVEKEMYSFPDRNGDSVTMRPEGTASVLRAFIEHGLQTRLPVQRLYTIGPMFRHERPQKGRLRQFHQMSVEVLGLDHPRLDAELIAMAWLILQELGLTTSLQINSLGCPACRPGYKEALVQFLAARKEHICEDCQRRSQSNPLRVLDCKSSHCQEQYVNAPSILEHLCPGCADHFSQAKASLDLLAIPYAVNPFMVRGLDYYTRTTFELVTDALGAQSAVGAGGRYDGLVAQLGGAKNMPGIGFAMGMERLALLLGQQNAGSCPETATDLFVAALGEEAAVRAFPLVHLLRRKGLQVGMDLEGKSLKSQMKQADRAKARFVLILGEEELAKGEAMLRDMSSKEQQQVALAGTEEAFCAMLIEAIAKTKQ; encoded by the coding sequence ACGGCCAGGGATATCTTTCAGCGCTTCGGCTTCACCGAGATCCGGGTGCCGATCCTGGAAAAGACCGAGCTCTTTGCCCGCTCCATCGGTGAGGCCACCGATATCGTCGAAAAAGAGATGTACTCCTTTCCCGACCGCAACGGCGATTCGGTCACCATGCGGCCGGAAGGCACCGCTTCGGTCCTGCGGGCCTTTATCGAGCATGGTCTGCAGACCAGGCTGCCGGTGCAGCGCCTCTATACCATCGGCCCCATGTTCCGGCATGAACGCCCGCAAAAGGGGAGGCTGCGGCAGTTTCACCAGATGAGCGTCGAGGTGTTGGGCTTGGATCATCCCCGTCTGGATGCCGAGCTGATCGCCATGGCCTGGTTGATCCTGCAAGAGCTTGGTCTTACCACGAGCCTGCAGATCAACTCCCTGGGTTGCCCGGCCTGTCGGCCCGGTTACAAAGAGGCCCTGGTACAATTTCTGGCCGCCCGCAAAGAGCATATCTGTGAAGATTGCCAGCGGCGCAGCCAAAGCAACCCGCTCCGAGTACTGGACTGCAAGAGCAGCCATTGCCAGGAGCAGTATGTGAACGCGCCCTCCATCCTTGAGCATCTCTGCCCGGGCTGCGCGGACCATTTCAGCCAGGCCAAGGCAAGCCTTGATCTCCTCGCAATTCCCTACGCGGTGAACCCCTTCATGGTCCGCGGCCTTGATTATTACACCCGCACCACCTTTGAGCTCGTCACCGATGCCCTGGGCGCGCAGAGCGCGGTGGGGGCAGGCGGCCGCTACGACGGGCTGGTGGCACAGTTGGGCGGGGCCAAGAACATGCCCGGCATCGGCTTTGCCATGGGCATGGAACGGCTGGCCCTCCTGCTGGGCCAGCAGAACGCAGGGTCCTGCCCTGAGACCGCCACAGACCTTTTTGTCGCCGCCCTGGGCGAGGAGGCTGCGGTCAGGGCGTTTCCCCTGGTGCACCTGTTGCGGCGCAAAGGGCTGCAGGTGGGTATGGATCTTGAGGGCAAGAGCCTGAAAAGCCAGATGAAGCAAGCAGACCGCGCCAAGGCGCGCTTTGTCCTCATTCTGGGCGAGGAGGAGCTCGCCAAGGGCGAAGCGATGCTGCGCGATATGAGCAGCAAGGAGCAGCAGCAAGTGGCTCTGGCGGGGACGGAAGAGGCTTTCTGCGCGATGCTGATTGAGGCTATCGCGAAAACCAAACAATAG